A genome region from Musa acuminata AAA Group cultivar baxijiao chromosome BXJ3-5, Cavendish_Baxijiao_AAA, whole genome shotgun sequence includes the following:
- the LOC135637922 gene encoding SCAR-like protein 1 isoform X1, with translation MPTVRYLIRNEYGLADPELHRAADKDDPEAILEGVAMAGLVGVLRQLGDLAEFAAEIFRDLHEEIMGTAARSHGLTLRVQQLEAEFPSVEKSFLSQSSHSSFAYNDGIDWRCTIQMDQNLITQGDMPRFILDSYEECRGPPQLFTLDKFDTAGAGACLKRYSDPSFFKMESVSSGLLETYIPKEKKSRKTRKKGSRWRNCQSLESLLSPHANSNLHPTTSDQVSNKSATKFRRLRSRNSNGTSGSIGINLRKLLLELHSDKQKVVYDNSGSRLNINVNLVDSSELTCELHDTVMDVSANHPLARYASPIKTPTKEVPVLTTYELDCWKEEVEELSEAQYEPFGQVQSPQRIFNFMEKNEKLADSEKKSEGSACDYKLSDLEKTTSLHVVDYTLVEDELKLEGSTDGYRSEDIGSELENFMDALNSMESEVEMDFENKGRPDLGILIKEALEMDIDTSERPEGLQTNILKPGSAEVSTLRLNNIQKGGMSCVPYSDPSSNLTEMPATQEKLISSNSSVNSELCNETHDENKGRPDLGILRKEAHEMDFDSSERPEEKQCDISEPDSAEFSTVSVRLNDIQKSGMSSDVYSDTLSNLASVSATQEEAVSSNSSANSELCDETHGENKGGPDLDILRKEAHEADFDTCKIPEEKQSDISEPDSAEVPTVSVRLNDVQKSGMSSDPSPDTLSNLAVVSETQEVVSSNSSANSELCDETLDKNKGRPDPDVLRKEAHEMDYDTSERPEEKLIDISEPYSAEVFTMSVRLNNIQKSRMSHVACLDTLSNLAVMSATQEEVVSSNSSANSELCDVTHDENKGRLNLDVLRKEAHEMDFERPEEKQSDISEPDSAEVSTMSIRLNNIQKSGMSRVACLDTSSNLAVMSATQEEVVSSNSSADSEICDVTHDENKGKPDLDILRKEVHEMDFDTTERPEDMQTEISEPGSAGLSAVSVNLNNIPKSGMSSIPYLDTLSNLDEMPATQPTVVSSNSSMNSELHGETNDKSCEEILPHDEVVNSAEPKSDEASNRKTFDGLNLDIKDESCSSFVIKSTSSLINIDPKESFDAQQLVTALLNDASAGLNAKGTDETTKCLDGSTYLGSNSPAKPHHAEHVDEPILKDMMETFEMPNDLSCSPIRSVSMDDFGNEYSLVTTVPTAKEMQQSLDQDIETFASEEGTVTNSGGSSLTSIIAFVPDTGMDLQHHQLAADTNNGQHPEETNTETSFDYMNGTDGVAQNMNGSSVQTKDDNVSESLHLTHNPVEQMSEEMSLRPDTSDHLSDTKHESGLAKDFACYIEVPQHLSNVTIGKRTDSMNQDAEVDSTETIFSSVSAIVAINDKDCLTEMENLIAVENLSYSRSEVGFKDADRVAENNVELPETRQLQLEFLANKEESQESPRVSSAEETQESSIMNSEEQVRWCSESETISNRVMNSPMFFLDHLKFPNEFNQDNPQKNIQAIEQIIHIDNVSAENFPSKDEAKSYDPSLMYTQEASGLRSQLLEDSTTSTSVSYGHQLKTHEINSPKKVKMLGKADTLNMTVTSEAGQSALDPGVSCSGMSAKHSFNENDAGFLGDIGIMVPAEHVQAYLQTCTHDAHLKYPMESEPDLGSKSFAQGCQRSEKHQTTLLTGILVSDPASLPGVSMSQAGDEVKVESESLHHKGEYLEFGIPFIDIDDKPSDGYEPNYHAFVNNGKYNDLDELPNAGMVGKLCTEALVSSKGSPPEVSAGYAVSNVLDMMFSLVSSSDVTVTESASRLSHEPQSDEPTSSYPMQNPEEPPLPPLEWRSQKLPLSPLLPIENSSQSLAGTKTFMALSDSKPANLPTAPPLGSSELPPIIVDQIHQHVSLGDAIVHSLNASSSISSSSEYEMSRCACNTQDGLKLSLVDTFTPSATMENQISQDSTSQEEKIQVMSDKRFQLSQLWSGLGLVKPHYSDLSHLNLEKETVEPQNPFLVESALGDANHHRNYGGFGSVNMHLLESSELSVSSGVVPEPNLVYSLEGNQSTLFGFVPTTEDDWFSIKPCSIRNRPRNPLIEAVAAHDRSTLRKVPELARPLNDSKADKKDPLLESNILQLRKVSEIVKPSDKPKANERDALLEQIRNKSYSLKPAVLSKPNSKGHPTNIKVAAILEKANAIRQVIAGSDEEDGGDSWSDC, from the exons ATGCCGACCGTTCGATACCTGATACGGAACGAGTACGGGTTGGCGGATCCAGAGCTCCACCGAGCCGCCGACAAGGATGATCCCGAGGCCATCCTCGAAGGGGTGGCCATGGCCGGCCTCGTCGGCGTACTTCGTCAGCTCGGGGATCTTGCAGA GTTTGCTGCAGAAATATTTCGTGACTTGCATGAAGAAATTATGGGAACTGCAGCTAGAAGTCATGGTTTGACACTTCGCGTCCAGCAGCTTGAGGCAGAGTTTCCATCAGTTGAGAAGTCTTTTTTATCTCAGTCTAGTCATTCGAGTTTTGCTTACAATGATG GCATTGATTGGCGCTGTACTATTCAAATGGATCAAAACCTGATCACTCAAGGGGATATGCCACGGTTTATATTGGACTCATATGAAGAATGCCGTGGACCACCTCAGCTATTCaccctggataa ATTTGATACTGCTGGTGCTGGTGCATGTTTGAAAAGGTATTCGGATCCATCATTCTTTAAGATGGAATCAGTCTCCTCCGGCTTGTtggaaacttatattccaaaggaGAAGAAATCACGTAAGACGAGG AAGAAGGGATCACGTTGGAGGAATTGTCAAAGTCTTGAGTCTTTACTGTCGCCACATGCAAATTCCAA TTTGCATCCAACGACTTCTGATCAGGTTTCAAATAAATCTGCCACAAAATTTAGGAGGTTGAGATCTAGGAATTCAAATGGTACTAGTGGAAGCATTGGAATTAACCTGAGGAAGCTTCTTCTTGAACTGCATTCAGATAAGCAGAAAGTTGTTTATGATAATTCTGGAAGTCGTTTAAACATAAATGTGAATTTAGTTGATTCAAGTGAATTAACTTGTGAATTGCATGACACTGTTATGGATGTGTCAGCAAACCATCCATTAGCAAGATATGCAAGTCCTATCAAGACTCCTACAAAAGAAGTGCCAGTCTTAACAACATATGAGTTGGATTGTTGGAAGGAAGAAGTTGAAGAATTGTCAGAAGCACAATATGAACCATTTGGTCAAGTACAAAGTCCACAGAGGATTTTTAACTTCATGGAAAAAAACGAAAAGCTTGCTGATTCTGAAAAAAAATCAGAAGGTAGTGCCTGTGACTATAAGCTAAGTGATCTTGAGAAAACCACATCTCTTCACGTTGTAGATTATACATTGGTAGAGGATGAACTTAAACTAGAAGGCAGTACTGATGGCTACAGGAGTGAAGACATTGGTAGTGAGCTGGAGAATTTCATGGATGCCTTAAACAGCATGGAGTCGGAAGTAGAAATGGATTTTGAAAATAAAGGCAGGCCAGATCTTGGTATTCTGATAAAGGAAGCCCTTGAGATGGATATTGACACCAGTGAAAGACCAGAGGGGCTGCAAACTAATATCTTGAAACCTGGTTCTGCTGAAGTCTCCACATTAAGGTTGAACAACATTCAAAAGGGTGGAATGTCATGCGTTCCATACTCAGATCCATCAAGTAATTTAACTGAGATGCCAGCAACTCAAGAAAAACTAATTTCCTCAAATTCTTCTGTGAACTCAGAACTTTGTAATGAAACCCATGATGAAAATAAAGGCAGACCAGACCTTGGTATTCTGAGAAAGGAAGCTCATGAGATGGATTTTGACAGCAGTGAGAGACCAGAGGAGAAGCAATGTGATATTTCTGAACCAGATTCTGCTGAGTTCTCCACTGTGTCAGTAAGGTTGAATGACATTCAAAAGAGTGGAATGTCAAGTGATGTGTACTCAGATACTTTGAGTAATTTAGCTTCAGTGTCAGCAACTCAAGAAGAAGCAGTTTCCTCAAATTCTTCTGCAAACTCAGAACTCTGTGATGAAACCCATGGTGAAAATAAAGGCGGACCAGATCTTGATATTCTGAGAAAGGAAGCTCATGAGGCAGATTTTGACACTTGTAAGATACCAGAGGAGAAGCAAAGCGATATTTCCGAACCAGATTCTGCTGAAGTCCCCACTGTGTCAGTAAGGTTGAATGACGTTCAAAAGAGTGGAATGTCAAGTGATCCGTCCCCAGATACTTTGAGTAATTTAGCTGTGGTATCAGAAACTCAAGAAGTAGTTTCCTCAAATTCTTCTGCAAATTCAGAACTTTGTGATGAAACCCTTGATAAAAATAAAGGCAGACCAGATCCTGATGTTCTGAGAAAGGAAGCTCATGAGATGGATTATGACACCAGTGAGAGACCAGAGGAGAAGCTAATTGATATTTCTGAACCATATTCTGCTGAAGTCTTCACTATGTCAGTAAGGTTGAACAACATTCAAAAGAGTAGAATGTCACATGTTGCATGCTTAGATACCTTGAGTAACTTAGCTGTGATGTCAGCAACTCAAGAAGAAGTTGTTTCCTCAAATTCTTCTGCAAACTCAGAACTTTGTGATGTAACCCACGATGAAAATAAAGGCAGACTCAATCTTGATGTTCTGAGAAAGGAAGCTCATGAGATGGATTTTGAGAGACCAGAGGAGAAGCAAAGTGATATTTCTGAACCAGATTCTGCTGAAGTCTCCACTATGTCAATAAGGTTGAACAACATTCAAAAGAGTGGAATGTCACGTGTTGCATGCTTAGATACCTCGAGTAATTTAGCTGTGATGTCAGCAACACAAGAAGAAGTGGTTTCCTCAAATTCTTCTGCAGACTCAGAAATTTGTGATGTAACCCATGATGAAAATAAAGGCAAACCAGATCTTGATATTCTGAGAAAGGAAGTTCATGAGATGGATTTTGACACCACTGAAAGACCAGAGGATATGCAAACTGAAATTTCGGAACCAGGTTCTGCTGGCCTCTCTGCCGTGTCAGTGAACTTGAACAACATTCCGAAGAGTGGAATGTCAAGTATTCCTTACCTAGATACTTTAAGTAATTTAGATGAGATGCCAGCAACTCAACCGACGGTAGTTTCCTCAAATTCTTCTATGAACTCAGAACTTCATGGTGAGACCAATGATAAAAGCTGTGAAGAGATTTTGCCACATGATGAGGTTGTCAATTCAGCTGAACCCAAGTCTGATGAAGCTAGCAACAGGAAGacatttgatggtttgaatttagatATCAAAGATGAATCTTGCAGTTCATTTGTGATTAAATCAACTTCTAGTCTCATTAACATTGATCCTAAAGAAAGTTTTGATGCACAGCAATTAGTTACTGCTCTCCTGAATGATGCTTCAGCTGGTCTTAACGCCAAAGGAACAGATGAGACAACAAAATGCTTGGATG GTTCAACTTACTTGGGAAGCAATTCTCCTGCAAAACCTCATCATGCAGAGCACGTGGATGAGCCAATTTTAAAAGACATGATGGAGACATTTGAAATGCCCAATGATCTTTCCTGTTCACCAATAAGAAGTGTTTCCATGGATGATTTTGGCAATGAATATTCATTGGTTACCACTGTGCCCACAGCAAAAGAGATGCAGCAGTCGTTGGATCAAGATATTGAAACTTTTGCCTCAGAAGAAGGTACAGTAACTAATTCAGGTGGGAGCAGCTTAACATCCATCATCGCCTTTGTCCCTGACACTGGCATGGATTTGCAGCATCACCAATTAGCTGCAGACACAAACAATGGTCAGCATCCTGAAGAAACAAACACAGAAACATCTTTTGATTATATGAATGGAACTGATGGTGTGGCCCAAAATATGAATG GCTCATCTGTCCAGACTAAAGATGACAATGTTTCTGAAAGCCTTCATCTCACTCATAATCCTGTTGAGCAAATGTCTGAAGAGATGTCTCTGAGGCCCGACACATCTGATCATCTTTCAGACACGAAGCATGAGAGTGGTCTTGCAAAAGATTTTGCATGTTATATTGAAGTTCCCCAACATCTTTCAAATGTAACCATAGGAAAGAGAACAGATTCGATGAATCAAGATGCAGAAGTAGATTCAACTGAAACCATTTTCTCTTCTGTTTCTGCTATTGTTGCCATCAATGATAAAGATTGCTTGACGGAAATGGAAAATCTAATTGCTGTTGAAAATCTATCTTATTCAAGATCAGAAGTTGGCTTCAAAGATGCTGACAGAGTGGCAGAAAACAATGTTGAATTGCCTGAAACACGGCAACTGCAGTTGGAGTTTCTTGCTAACAAAGAGGAATCTCAAGAGTCCCCCAGGGTTAGCTCAGCAGAGGAAACTCAAGAATCTTCCATAATGAACTCAGAAGAACAGGTGCGTTGGTGTTCTGAAAGTGAAACAATTTCTAATAGGGTCATGAATTCTCCCATGTTTTTTCTTGATCATTTGAAATTTCCAAATGAGTTTAATCAAGACAACCCTCAGAAGAACATTCAAGCGATTGAACAGATTATTCACATTGATAATGTGTCAGCTGAAAATTTTCCGTCTAAAGATGAAGCTAAAAGTTATGATCCTTCCTTGATGTATACTCAAGAGGCATCTGGCCTTCGGTCACAGTTGCTAGAGGATAGTACTACTAGTACCTCTGTTTCATATGGACATCAACTAAAGACTCATGAAATAAATAGTCCTAAGAAGGTGAAAATGTTGGGTAAGGCGGACACTCTGAACATGACAGTTACTTCAGAGGCAGGACAATCAGCATTAGACCCTGGTGTTTCATGCTCTGGAATGTCTGCTAAACATTCATTTAATGAAAATGATGCTGGATTCCTTGGAGACATAGGCATCATGGTGCCAGCAGAGCATGTCCAAGCATATCTGCAAACTTGTACTCATGATGCACATCTAAAATATCCTATGGAAAGCGAACCAGACCTTGGTTCAAAATCTTTTGCACAAGGTTGTCAGAGAAGTGAAAAACATCAGACAACTCTATTGACCGGCATTTTAGTATCTGATCCTGCAAGTTTACCTGGAGTCTCTATGTCACAAGCTGGTGATGAAGTTAAAGTAGAATCAGAATCTTTGCATCACAAGGGTGAATATCTTGAGTTTGGCATTCCttttattgacattgatgataaaCCCTCAGATGGATATGAACCAAACTATCATGCTTTTGTGAACAATGGAAAGTACAATGATTTGGATGAGCTGCCAAATGCAGGCATGGTCGGTAAACTGTGTACAGAAGCCCTTGTTTCATCAAAAGGCAGTCCTCCTGAAGTTTCTGCAGGTTATGCTGTTTCCAATGTATTAGATATGATGTTTTCGCTGGTGTCAAGTTCTGATGTGACTGTTACTGAGAGTGCATCCAGATTATCCCATGAGCCACAGTCAGATGAACCAACTTCCAGCTACCCCATGCAAAATCCTGAAGAACCACCACTTCCCCCTCTTGAATGGAGATCTCAAAAGCTTCCGTTGAGCCCTCTATTACCAATTGAAAATTCATCTCAATCTCTGGCTGGAACAAAAACATTTATGGCACTATCGGACAGCAAACCAGCAAACTTACCTACTGCACCACCATTGGGTTCGTCTGAATTGCCACCAATTATTGTTGATCAGATCCATCAGCATGTATCCTTAGGGGATGCAATTGTGCATTCATTAAATGCATCTTCATCAATATCGTCATCTTCGGAGTATGAGATGAGTCGGTGTGCTTGCAACACACAGGATGGACTAAAATTATCTCTCGTAGATACATTTACACCATCTGCAACAATGGAAAACCAAATCTCTCAGGATTCCACATCACAGGAAGAGAAGATTCAAGTGATGTCAGATAAAAGATTTCAACTTAGCCAACTGTGGTCAGGATTAGGGTTGGTGAAACCTCATTATTCTGATCTCAGTCACCTAAATTTGGAAAAGGAGACAGTCGAGCCTCAGAATCCTTTCTTGGTTGAATCTGCTTTAGGAGATGCTAACCATCACCGTAATTATGGGGGCTTTGGCAGTGTAAATATGCACCTTCTAGAGTCATCAGAGCTCTCAGTCTCTTCAGGTGTTGTACCTGAGCCTAACTTggtatattctttggaagggaatCAGTCCACCCTCTTTGGTTTTGTACCTACAACAGAAGATGATTGGTTTAGTATTAAACCCTGTTCCATACGAAACCGTCCCAGAAATCCACTGATAGAGGCTGTTGCTGCTCATGACAGAAGCACG TTAAGGAAGGTACCGGAGCTGGCTAGGCCTTTGAATGACTCAAAAGCAGATAAAAAGGATCCATTGCTGGAGTCTAATATTTTGCAGTTGAGAAAGGTATCAGAGATTGTTAAGCCTTCCGATAAGCCTAAGGCAAATGAGAGAGATGCATTACTGGAGCAGATAAGAAACAAG TCTTACAGCCTGAAGCCAGCAGTTCTTTCAAAGCCAAACAGTAAGGGTCATCCAACGAACATTAAAGTTGCTGCCATCTTGGAGAAAGCAAATGCAATCCGCCAG GTAATTGCGGGAAGTGATGAAGAGGACGGTGGAGATAGCTGGAGTGATTGTTGA